A window of Cellulomonas sp. SLBN-39 genomic DNA:
TCGGGGAACTTCGACGCGATGTTCGCCGCGATCGTCTGGTGCTGGCCCGGCTGCAGCAGGGCGAAGGAGTACAGGAACCCGGGCGAGATCACCATGAGCACCGCCATCGTCTCGCCGAGCGCACGACCCAGGCCGAGCATCGAGGCGGAGATGACGCCCGAGCGCCCGAACGGCAGGACGGCCTGGCGGACCATCTCCCAGCGGGTGGCGCCCAGCGCGAGCGACGCCTCCTCGTGCAGGCGCGGCGTCTGGAGGAACACCTCGCGCGAGACCGCCGTGATGATCGGCAGGATCATCACCGCCAGGACGATCCCGGCCGACATGATGTTCTTGGCCGGCGCCGTGTAGTCCGCGAGCAGCGGGATGAAGCCGAGCGTGCCCGACAGCCACTCGAAGAACGGGCCGACGACGTCGAGCAGCCACAGGGCGCCCCACAGGCCGTACACGACCGACGGGATCGCGGCGAGCAGGTCGATGAGGTAGCCCAGGCCCTGCGCGAGCCGGCGCGGCGCGTAGTGCGAGATGAAGAGCGCGATGCCCACCGACACCGGCACGGCCAGCACGAGCGCCAGCACCGACGCGAGCAGGGTGCCGAAGACCAGGGGCCCGACGTACTCGAGCATCGAGTCGCCGTTGAACCAGGAGATCTCGCCGAGCTCCTCGGCGGACGCCGTCAGGGCCGGCCACGCCTCGATGACGAGGAACACCGCGACGGCGGCGAGGGTGACGAGGATGAGGACGCCGGCGGTGGTCGACAGGCCGGCGAAGACCTTGCTCGCGACGCGTCCGGTGGACACGTCGGCGCGCTCGAGCCCGGCGTCCTCGGTCGGGGGCGAGGAGGTCCCGTGCGGGGGGGTGGCGGTGACGGCCACGGCTGCTCCGGAGGGTGCGGGGGGCGGGGAGGGTGGGGGCGTGACCGCGTGCGCGGCGTCGCCGGGCAGGGCGGAAGCCGCCCCGGGGCGCTGGGCCCCGGGACGGCTCCCGTCGGTGGCGGTCACAGGTGGGCCGGTTCTCAGCCCGCCAGCGCGATCGCGTCGATCGCGGCCATGACCTCGGTGCGCAGGTCGTCCGAGATCGGCGCCGAGCCGGCGACCGTCGGGTCGGCGGCGCGCTCCTGGCCCTCGGGGCTGGCGACGTAGGTCAGGTACGCCTTGACGTTGTCCACGTCGGCCTGGTCCTCGTACACCGAGCAGGCGATCGAGTAGGACATGAGGACCAGCGGGTAGGCGCCCGCGGCGGTCGTGGTGCGGTCGAGCTCGACGACCAGGCGGTTCGCCGTGGCGTCCTCGGCGCGCGGGGACGCGTCCACGACGGCGGCGGCGGCCTCGGCGGAGAACGGCACGTACTCCTCGCCGACCTTCAGCGCGACCGTGCCCAGGTCACCGGCGCGCGAGGCGTCGGCGTAGCCGATCGCACCCTCGGCACCCGTCACCGTGTCGATGACGCCCTGCGTGCCCTGGCCGGACTGCGTGCCGGTGATCGGCCAGTCGCCGCTGGCCTCGTGCGGCCACGCGCCGTCCGAGGCGGCCTCGAGGTACTCCGTGAAGTTCTCCGTGGTGCCGGACTCGTCGGACCGGTTCACGGGGATGATGTCGATCGCCGGGAGCTCGACGTCCGGGTTCTCGGCCGCGATGGCCGCGTCGTCCCAGGACGTGATGTCGCCGTTGAAGACCTTCGCGATCGTCTCGGCCGACATGTTGATGTGCTCGGCGTCGACGTCGGGCAGGTTGTAGACGACGGCGATCGGGGAGATGTAGAGCGGGACCTCGATGGCCTCGCCGCCGTAGCAGCGCTCCGTGGCCTGGGCCAGCTCCTCCTCGTCGAGCGCCGCGTCGGACCCGGCGAGCTGGACGGCACCGGCGAGGAACTGCTCGCGGCCGCCGCCCGAGCCGATGGCGTCGTAGCTGACCGCGACGCCCGGCTGCTGCTCGTTGAAGCCGGCGATCCAGCCGGCGACCGCGTTCTCCTGCGACGTCGCACCGGCCGCGGCGAGCGAGCCCGAGAGCTCGGCTGCGGCGCCGTCACCGGTCGCGCCCGGCTCCTCGGACGAGCCCGAGGAGCACGCGGCGAGAGTCAGGGCGAGCGCGCCCGTGAGGGCCACGGCGCCGAGACGGCTGTGGGGGGTGAGCTTCACTGTGTCCCATCCTGTCGGTCCGCGCGCACCGGTCGGTGCGCGGCCGTGACCGACGCTAGGGAGGGCAGGTGACCGGATCGGCGGCCCTCGGTGAACCCCGGATGAACGCTGGTCGACCAGACACCGGTCCAGGTCCGTCCGGACCCCCGCGAGGCCCGTCAGGGTCGCAGGCGTGTGAGCGCGCTCACTCCTCCGAGCCGTCGGACAGCTTGTAGCCCAGCCCGCGCACCGTGGTCAGCAGCGCCGGCGTCGACGGGTCCGGCTCGATCTTCGCCCGGATGCGCTTGACGTGGACGTCGAGGGTCTTGGTGTCCCCCACGTAGTCCGACCCCCACACCCGGTCGATGAGCTGGCCGCGGGTCAGCACGCGCCCCGGGTTGCGCAGCAGGATCTCGAGCAGCTCGAACTCCTTGAGCGGGAACGCCACCTGGTGCCCGTCGACGTGCACGGTGTGCCGGTCCACGTCCATGCGGACCGGGCCGACCTCGAGCGTGCCGTCGTCCTCCAGGTCGTCCGCCGTCGCGGGGCGCCCCGCGGACCGTCGGCGCAGCACCGCCCGGATGCGGGCCAGCAGCTCGCGCGACGAGTACGGCTTCGTCACGTAGTCGTCCGCGCCGAGCTCCAGGCCCACGACCTTGTCGATCTCGTCGTCCTTGGCCGTGAGCATGATGACGGGCACGTCGGAGTCCTGCCGCAGGCGACGGCAGACCTCCGTGCCGGGCAGGCCCGGCAGCATGAGGTCGAGCAGCACGAGGTCCGCGCCGTGCTCGGCGAACCGGTCGAGCGCCTCGGGGCCCGTCGCGGCGGTCACCACGTCGTACCCCTCACGGGCCAGCAGGTACGACAGGGGGTCGCGGTAGGACTCTTCGTCCTCCACGAGAAGGATGCGGGTCACACGGTGCTCCTGGTCGCTGGCCGGCCGTCGGCCGGTCGGTCGGTGCCGCGCGGGGCGGCGGGGGTGGTCGTCGCGGCGGCCCCGTCGGGGGGCGGCGCGTCGGGGGTCGCAGGTGCCTCGCGGACGTCGGCCGCGGGCGCGTCCGCCGGGTCGTCGCCCTGGTCGGCCACGGGCAGGCGCAGCGTGAACGTCGAGCCGCGGCCCGGCTGCGACCACACGCTCACGTCACCGCCGTGGTCGGCCGCGACGTGCTTGACGATCGACAGGCCCAGCCCGGTGCCGCCGGTGTCCCGCGAGCGCGCGGGGTCGACCCGGTAGAACCGCTCGAAGACGCGCTCCTGGTCGGCCGCGGCGATGCCGATGCCCTCGTCGACGACCGCGACCTCCACGAGGTGGCCGCGGCGCTTGACGCCGACGCCGACGGACGTGCCGTCCGGCGAGTACGCCACGGCGTTGTCCAGCAGGTTGCGCACCGCGGTGACCAGCAGCGCGTGGTCGCCGAAGACGACGACGCCGGTGTCCCCGCCGGCGCTGAGCCGGACCTGCTTGGCGTCCGCGCCGGTGCGGGCCCGGTCGAGGGCCTCGGCGACGACGGCGTCGACGCTCACGGGCGCGACGTCCTCCAGGGCGCCCGCGACCTGGAGGCGGGACAGCTCGATGATCTCGTGCACGAGGGCCGACAGCCGCGTCGCCTCCGCCTGCATGCGCCCGGCGAACCGGCGCACCGCGGGCGGGTCGTCCGCGGCGTCCTCGACGGTCTCGGCCAGCAGCGACAGGGCGCCGATCGGGGTCTTCAGCTCGTGCGAGACGTTGACGACGAAGTCCCGGCGGATCGCCTCGACGCGGCGCGCCTGCGTGAGGTCCTCGGCCAGGACGAGCAGCAGGTCGGGCGTCACCTGGGCGACCCGCACCTGCAGGAGCAGCCGCCCCTGGCCGACGGGGCCGCGGGGCACGTCGAGCTCCTCGTCGAGGATCACGCCGTCGCGGCGCACCTCGGCGACCATGTCCCGCATCGAGGCGTGCACGAGCCGGCCGTCGCGCACCAGGCCGAGGGCGTGGGCCGGGGCGCTGGCCCGCAGCACCTCGTCCTGGGCGTCCAGCACCACCGCCGCCGAGCGCAGCACCGCGAGCGTGCGCACCAGACCCTCGTCGACCTCGGGCTCGGGCAGCGGGGGCATGCGCGTCTGCACGCGCTCGCTCCACCGGAACGCGCCGACGGCGACGGCGCCGACCAGCACGCCCAGCGCACCGGCGACCAGGGGGACGACACCCTCGAACAGCTCCACAGCGTCACACTAGGACGACGGTGGGGCACGGTCGCACCACCCGGGGCCGTGGTCGCCGTCCTGCCACGGGCTGTTCACCTGCCCGCGGCGTCGCGTTCACCGCGACCTGCGACCGTGGGGCGGCACACGCGCACGAGAGGGAGCACATGCGGGACATCTTCGACGCCGAGCTCAAGCAGCTCGGCGACGACCTGGAGGCCATGAGCGCCCGGGTCGAGCAGGCCGTGACCAACGCCGGCCGGGCACTGCTGACGGCCGACCTGACCCTCGCGGAGTCGGTGATCGCCGACGACCTGGCGATCGACGCGCTCGAGCGGGACCTCGACGAGCGGTGCGTGCGGCTGCTCGCGCAGCAGCAGCCCGTCGCGACCGACCTGCGGGTCGTCGTCTCGGCGCTGCGCATGAGCGCGTCGCTGGAGCGCATGGGCGACCTGGCCCGGCACGTCGCCCAGGTGACACGCGCCCGGTACCCGGAGGTCGCCGTGCCGGCGGGCCTGGAGGAGACCTTCACGCAGATGCAGGACGCCGCGGTGCGCGTCGCCCGGCGCGTCACCACGCTGCTCGGCACGCGCGACCTCGCGCTGGCCGAGAGCATCGAGCAGGACGACGACCTGCTCGACGAGCTGCACTCCGACACGTTCGCCGCGATGCTCGGCGGCGAGTGGGAGCACGGCCCGCAGGCGACCGTCGACGTGACGCTGCTGAGCCGGTACTACGAGCGGTTCGGCGACCACGGCGTGTCCGTGGCGCGGCGCATCGTGTACCTGGTCACGGGCGCGACCGCCGAGGCCCTGGACCCCGCCGCGGTGCGCGGGTCCTGACCCGCGCAGCACGACCACCGGGGGCGACCCCGGCACGCGAGAGGCGCCCGTCCCGGGGAGGGGGCGGGCGCCTCTGTCGTGCGCGGAGTCAGCGGCCCTGGTTGGCCACGGCCGCGATGGCGGCCTGCGCGGCCTCGGGGTCGAGGTACGTGCCGCCCTTCGTGACGGGCTTGAGGGTCTCCTCGTCCAACTCGTACAGCAGCGGGATGCCCGTGGGGATGTTGATCCCGGCGATGGTCTGCTCGTCGACGTCGTCGAGGTACTTGACGATCGAGCGGATCGAGTTGCCGTGCGCCGCCACGAGGACCGTCTTGCGGGCCTGGAGGTCGGGGACGATCTCGGCGTCCCAGTAGGGCAGCGCCCGGTCGAGGACCTGCGCGAGGGCCTCGGTGCGCGGGATCGGCTCGCCCGCGTAGCGCGGGTCCGCGTCCTGCGAGTACTGCGTGCCGAGCTCGATCTCCGGCGGCGGGACGTCGTACGAGCGGCGCCAGAGCATGAACTGCTCCTCGCCGTACTCGTCGAGGGTCTCCTTCTTGTTCTTGCCCTGCAGCGCGCCGTAGTGGCGCTCGTTGAGGCGCCAGGAGCGCTTCACGGGGATCCACAGGCGGTCCGCGGCGTCGAGCGCGTAGTTCGCGGTCGTGATCGCGCGGCGCAGCAGCGACGTGTGCACGACGTCCGGCAGCACGCCGGCGTCGGTCAGCAGCGTCCCGCCGCGCTTGGCCTCCGCGACGCCCTTCTCGGAGAGGGGGACGTCGACCCAGCCCGTGAACAGGTTCTTGGCGTTCCACTCGCTCTCGCCGTGGCGGAGCAGCACGAGGGTGTAGGTCATGGCGCCATCCTGCCGCAGGGCGCGACCCGGTGCGCAGGGACGTCCGTCCCCCGGCCGGCCGGCGACGTCCGTCCACCGGCCGGCCACCGCGGTCAGGTCCGGCGGTGCTCCGCGGCCACGCGGTACACCTTGAGCACCTGCTCGGCGGCGGCCTCCCAGCCGAACCGCTCGGCGACCCCGCGGGCGGACGCGGCCCACCGGGCCCGGCGCGCGTCGTCGGCGAGGGCGTCGGCGAGGACGTCGGCCCACACGGCCGGGTCGTGGCCGGGCACGAGGCGGCCGGAGACCTCGTCCTCGACGACCGTGCGCAGGCCGCCGACGGCGGCGGCGAGCACGGGCACGCCGGTGGCCTGGGCCTCGGCGGCGACCAGCCCGAACGACTCCGAGCGCGAGGGCATCGCCACCACGTCGGCGGCCCGGTACCACTCGGGCAGCTCGGTGCGGGGCGCGGGCGGGCGGACCACCACGTCGTCGGCGACGCCGCACGTGGACGCGAGCGCGAGCAGCTCGCGCACGGCGGTGGGGCGGCCGCTGGGGCCGCCGAGCACCAGCAGCAGGGGCACGGGACGGCCGGTGGCGCGCAGCACGCCGAGGGCGCGGACCAGCACGTCCGGGGCCTTGAGGGCCTGCACGCGCCCGGCGAACAGCACGACCTGCCGGTCCGCGGGCAGCCCCAGCCGGGCACGGGCCGCGCGCGCGGCCCCCGGGCCGGCCGGGCGGAACCGGTCGAGGTCGACGCCCGGCTCGACGACGTGCACGCGCTGGGGGTCGGCGCCGTACATCTCGACGAGCTCGCGGGCCTCGACGGCCGTCGAGGCGACGAGCGCGTCGGCCCCCGCGACGACCTGCTCCTCCCCCATGACGCGGCCCGTGGGCTCCGGGGTGTCCCCCGGGCCGAGGTTCGCGTTCTTCACCCGGGCGAGCGTGTGCGCGGTGTGCACGAGCGGCACCTCCCAGCGCTGGGCGGCGATCGCACCGACCTGGCCGGACAGCCAGTAGTGGGAGTGCACGACGTCGTACCAGCCGGGCCGGCGGGCGGCCTCGGAGCGCAGCACCCCGGCGGCCATGCCGCACAGCACGCCGGGCAGGTCGTTCTTGTCGAGCACCTCGAACGGACCGGCGGGCACGTGGTGCACGAGCACGGGCGGGGTCACGCCGGGGTCGACGTCGCACGCGAGCAGCACGTCGCGGGCGTCGGTGGGGGCGAGGGGGCGGCCGTCGGCGTCGGCGCCGTCGAGCACCACCGTCTCGGGCAGGTCGGACGACGTGGCCCGGGTGAACACCTCGACACGGGAGCCGCGGGCCGCGAGGGCGCGCGCGAGCTCGAGGACGTACACGTTCATGCCGCCCGCGTCGCCGGTGCCGGGCTGGTCGAGCGGGGACGTGTGCACCGAGAGCATGGCGACGCGGGGCGCTCGCTCTGCGGTCACCGCCCCATTCTCACCGATCGTCGGCGTCCCGCCACCACCCGACGTCCCGGCGCGGGGCGCGACGGTCGCCGGGCGGCGGGGCGGCGGGTGCGGGGCGTCACCGGACGATCAGCAGGCGGGGCGGGGCCACGGCGGGCAGGTAGGACGGGTCGCCGCGGTAGACGACGAGCACCAGGCCCGTGCGCGTCGAGCGCGGCAGGGTCACCGCGACGGTGCCGTCCGGCGGCAGGTCCACGGTCACGCTGCGGCGGCCGTTCACCCAGACCTCCACGTCACCGGTCGGCGGGACGCCCTCGACGCCGCGCACCTGCACCTCGACGACCTTCGGGTCGGCGCGGCCGACGGACCAGTCCGTCCCGTCGGTGCGCACCCGCGCCAGGCCCGGCAGCACCCGCCACGTGGTCGGCGCCGACGTCGAGCCGGCCACCGCGGCGCTGCCCAGGGACGTCGCCGTCACCTCGTGCGTCCCGGCGGCCGTGCCCCGCGGCAGCGTCACGCGCACCTGCGCGCGCCCCGCGCCGACGGGCTCGAGCGTCCCGGTCGCGACGACGACGTCGTCGACCCGCACCTCGACGTCGCCCGCGGGCGTCGCGCCGTCCGCCCGCACGGTGACCACGGCGGTCGTGCGGGCGCCGAGGGCGGTGACCCGCGGGGTCAGGTGCAGCGTCGTCGTCGAGGGCACCGGGTCGGTGGTCGGCACGCCGGCGACCTGCGCGAGCAGCGCGACCGCCGCCGCGGGGTCGCCCGAGACCAGGGCGTGCTCGGCGTCGGCCGTCAGCGCGACGGCGTCGGCGGGCAGCCCGTCCGCCGCCGCCACGACCGCAGCCTGCGCGAGGTCGCGGACGCCGCTGACGACGAGGTCGGCCGCCCGGGCGACGTCCCGCGCCGCACGGTCGCTCGTGCCCGGGTCGTGGTCGAGCTGCGCGGCCGCGCGGGCGAGCAGGGGCACGAGCGTCGCGGTCGCGTCGGGGTCGACCGCGTCGCCGTCCCACACCGGGGCGTCGAGGACGGCCTGCACGGCGGCGCGGGCCGGGCCCGCGTCGAGCAGGTCGACGGCCGTGACCAGGCGCGCACGGAGGGCGTCGGTGCGCAGCCCCCAGCCGTACGCGTACAGCGGCGCGTAGACGTCGTCGCCGACGTTCACGGGCACCTGCTCGGCCGTCGCGGGCCACGAGACCGGCAGGCGCCCCGTGAAGGGCGCGTCGCCCAGCAGCACGTCGACGACCCCGGCGCCCTCCGTGCCGGGCAGCCACGACGCGACGAGGGCGTCCACGTCGTCGAGGTGCTCGGTCACCAGCTGGGGACGCCCCGCGACGACGAGGACGACGCACTCCACCGCCCCGCAGACGGTGTCGATCGCGGCCCGGTCGGCGGCCGGCAGCGTGAGGCTGCGGCCGTTGTTGCCGACGTCGCCGACGCCCTCCGCGTACGGGGGCTCGCCGACCACGACCACGCCGACCTCGGCCCCGTCGAGCGGCGCCGACGCGTCCTTCGAGTACGTGACGGTGGCGTCGGGCGCCGCGGCGCGCAGGGCCTCCAGCACGGTCGTGCCCTGCGTGATGTCGCCCGAGCCGCCCTGCCACTGGACGGTCCACCCGCCGGCCTGGTGGCCGAGGTCGTCGGCGTTGGACCCCGCGACGTAGACGTGCGCGTCACGGGCCAGGGGCAGCACGCCGTCGTCCTTGAGCAGCACCTGCGACGCCGCGACGGCCTCGCGCGCGACCGCCCGGTGCGCGTCCGAGCCCACCGCGTCCGCCTGCGAGCGGTCCGCGAACGGCTCCTCGAACAGGCCCAGCGCCACCTTCTGCGTGAGGATGCGCCGCACCGCGTCGTCGACGCGCGCCTCGTCGACGTCGCCGTCCTCGACCGCACCGGTGAGCGCCTCGACGAACGCGGCGAAGTTGTACGGCGCCATCGCCATGTCGAGACCGGCGTCGACGGCCCGCACGACCTTCTCGCGGTAGGTGCCGCCGGGCAGCTTGTCGATGCCCTCCCAGTCGCTGATCAGGAACCCGTCGAAGCCCAGCTCGCCCTTGAGCAGGTCGGTGTTGAGCTCGCGGTGCTCGTGCATGCGCAGCGGCTGCGCACCGCCGACCGCGACCGCCGAGTACGACGGCATGACGGACCCGACGCCGGCGTCGACCGCCGGCACGTACGGGTCGACGTGCAGGCGCCGCAGCTCGTCGAGGTCGGCCACGTGCGTGACGCCCTGGTCGATCGGGTACCCCGACCCGGCCTGCGCCGGCTCGTACCGGGTGCCGCCGTCGCCGACCCAGTGCTTGGCGGTGGCCAGCACCTTCTCCGGCCCCGACAGGTCGGCCGGGTCGGTGCCCTGCAGCCCCTGCACCGCGGGCGCGGCCAGCGCGGCCACGAGCGCCGGGTCCTCGCCGAACGCCTCGTACGAGCGGCCCCAGCGCTCGTCGCGCGTGACGCACAGGCACGGCGCGAACGTCCACGGCACACCGGTCGCCCGGGTCTCGACGGCCGTGGCGCGCGCCGCGGCCTCGACCAGGTCGGGGTCGCGCGTGGCCCCCAGGCCCTGGTTGTGCGGGAAGATCGTCGCGCCGACCACGTTGTTGTGGCCGTGCACGGCGTCCACGCCGTAGACGAGCGGCACCTGCAGGCGCGTCGAGAGCGCCTGGCGCTGGAACCCGTCGACCATGTCCGCCCAGCCGGCGGCCGTGTTCGGGCGCGGGACCGAGCCGCCGCCGGACAGCACCGACCCCAGGCCCAGGTCGGCGACCTGCACGGGCGACGCGAGCCCGAGACGCTCGGCCTGCGTCATCTGGCCGACCTTCTCCGCGAGCGTCATGCGACCGAGCAGGTCGTCGACCCGCTCGGCGGCCGGCAGCGACGGGTCGAGGTACGGGTGCCCGACAGCGTTGAGGACCACCCGCGGGTCCGGCCCGAGCGCCGCGTCCGCGGACGCGAGGTCGAGCGTGAGGCTCCGCGCGTCGTCCGCCGGTGCGGCCGCCAGCGTGGTCACCGTGACCGTCGTCGTCGCGCCCGACGCCGTGCCCGCGGCGAACACCGCGTCACCCTGCACCGGCGCGTAGTGCGTGCCGCGCTCCGCGGTGCCGGGGGCGTCCTGCCAGCTGACCGCCACGTCGTCGGCCAGCGGCTCGCCGTCCGTGGTCGTCAGCCGCAGCGTCACCTGCGCCTCGTCGCCCGGGTCGACCAGCACCACGTCGTCCGCGTCGACCCGCGCGGCCGCGGGCGGCACCGCCGAGCCGTACAGCCCGACGTCGTCGACGGACCAGGCCTGGGCCTGCGCACCGCCGGGCACGAAGGTGATCGCGTACCCCCACGCCGCCGTGAGGTCCAGCGTGCCGTTGCGCGTGGCCTCGTCGCCCGGCTGGTAGCCGGAGAGCGTGAACGCGTCGAACGGGATCTCCACGAGCTTCCAGCGGCTGCCGTCGGCGGACCAGGAGTCCTTGAACGTCGCCGCCCACACCTCCGAGCGCTCGCCGTCCGGGCCGCCGTCCTTGAGCTCGACCTTGATGTCGGCACCGGCCGTCGGGGACGCGGGACGGGTCTCCTGCGACGCGTACCAGAGCAGGCGGATCCCGCGGTACGCGCTCCAGTCCTGCGAGGCCGCGAGGTTCTGGGAGAACCCGCCCCAGCCGCCGCCGGGCACGAGGTACTCCCCGCCGAGCACGTGGTTGCCGGCCGGTGCACCGTCGCGGTCCTGCTGCTGCACGCCCAGCGACACCTGCGCGCCGTCCGAGCCCCACGTGAACAGGCCGACCGTGGTGCCGGGCTCGGCCAGCGGCACGTCGCCCTCCGCGTCCTCCAGCAGCGTCAGCCGGTCGTACAGGCCGACGTCGTCGAGGGCCCACGCGCCGGCGCCCAGGTCGGTGAGGGTGATCGCCCAGCCCGTCGAGGCCGCCGGGTCGAACCGGGCGTCCGAGGCCGGGTCGCCCTTGAGCCGCAGCTGCGCGAACGGCACGCTGACGCGCCGCCACCCGGCCGCGTCGTCCACGACGGACGTCTCGAAGAGCTGCCCGCCGCTCTTCAGCTCGTACCGCAGCAGCCCGCCGCCGCCCGTGCCCCGGAACCGGAACGTGAACCCGTCCCGCGCCGACCAGTCCGTGGCCGCCGTGTCGTGCGTCAGCCCGAACCAGTCGCCGGCGACGGGCTCGGCCCCGACCGTCGCGAGCAGCACCTGGTCGCCCGCCGGTGCCCCGTCGCGGTCGGACGGCCCCGTGCCGAGCACCGGCGTGACCTCCGTGCGGCTCCCCCAGGCGGTGAAGCCGGCAGGCACGCCGTCGGCGAAGTCGTGCAGCACCTCGACGTCACCGACGTCCGGCAGGTCGCCGTGCGGCGCGAGGGTCACCGTGGTGGCGGTGCGGCCGCCCAGGACGAGGCCGTCGGACGGGTCGTCGAGGGTCAGGGCGACGGTCGTGGCCGGTGCCAGCGGGCCGCCGTCGACGGTCGCGACCGCGACCTGCGCGGTGCGCTCCCCCGCGGCGAACGTGACCCGCTCGTCGACGGCCGTGTAGTGCGTGCCCGGCACCGCCGAGCCCCCGGTCGAGCGGACCCGGACCGAGACCTCCGCCGCGGCCGGGGCGCCCAGCAGCACCTCGACCTGGGCCGTGGTGCCCGCGGGCACGGTCTGCGCCGGCCGGGCGAACGCCGCCGTCGCGACCGTGGGCGTGCCGTGCACCTCGAGCGCGAACAGCGAGTAGCCGTACCAGTGGGGGCGGGCGGGGTCCCAGTCGAACGACGTGCGCTCGAGCATGAGCACCCGCACGTACCGGGCCTGCACCGGGTCGAGGACGATCTCGTCGGTGCCGCCGTCCCCGGCGACCTGCGCGTGCACGGTCGTCCACGCGGCGGCGTCGGCCGGGTCCGCGGTGGCGACCTGGACCTCGTACCGGCGCGCGAACGCCGCCTCCCACGCCAGCACCACGCGGTCGACCGTCGCGGTCGCCCCCAGGTCCGCCTGGAGCCACGCGGTGAGCTCGACGTCCTCGTCGGGGCCGTTGCCGCTGGCCCACCGCGTCGACGGGTCGCCGTCGACGGCCGCCTCCGGCGGGAACGCGCCGTCGACGTCGTCCTGGGACCGGTCGGCCGACGCGGTGCCCACGCGCGCGAGGTCGCCGCCCGCCGCGGACCCGTCGACCGGGGCGGCCGCCGCCGGGGCGACGACGGCCGTGAGCAGCGGCACCACGAGCGCGAGCGCGGCGACGGCTGCGGCGGCGCGGTGCAGGGCCCCGCCCGGCGTGCGCGGACGGGGTGGTGGCGGTGCGGAGACGGCGACGACGCGGGCAGGACGGGACGCGGACGGTCGGTGCACCGGGTCACTCCTTCGTGACGTGTGCGGCCGCACCCCCCAGCGCGACCGCGCCCCGGACGACGGCGGGCGACGCTGCCCGTCACGCCGTCCGCGACCCCGTCAGTCGACCACGGGGACCGGGTGAGGCGTCACCCGAGCCGGGTCACGATTCGGTCACAGAGGGCCGTCACCTGCGATGTGACCGCTCACACGGCCGTCACGGGCACGATGCACGCCGGGGACGGGAGGTCGAGACGCCCGACCTCGGCCCCGGCGGGGTCGAGCACCACGAGCAGGTGCTCCTCCTGGAGCGCCACGACCGTCCAGCCCGCCACGACCTCGTGGTGGCGGGGCGTGCGGCCGGGCAGGGGGGCGACCGCGGGCGTGCCGGGCGTCCCGTCGGGCCCGAGCGGCCAGGTGGTGAGGACGTCGACGCCGCGCACGCCCATCAGCAACCGGTCGCCGTCGCGCAGCACGTGGGCGGGCGCCCCGCCGTCGTGGCCGGGCGCGGCGGGCAGCACCGCCCGGGCCGTGCCGGTGGCGGTGGCGGCGTCCCACGCGAGCACGTGCAGCGTCGCGTCGAGCTCGCCCGCGACGTGCAGCAGCGTGCCGTCGGCGGAGAAGGCGAGGTGCCGCGGGCCGGTGCCCGGGGGGAGCGTCGCCGCCACGCCCGCGTCGGCGAGGGAGCCGTCGGCGGCGCGCGCGTACCGGCGCAGCTCGTCGGTGCCCAGGTCTGCGACGAGCAGGTGCCGGCCGTCGGGCGTGAGCGCCGCGAAGTGGGCGTGCGGCCCGCCCTGCCGGTCGGCGACCGGCCCCGACCCCGCGTGCTCGAACCGCTGGACGGCACCGCCGGCGGCCAGCACCTCGGGGGCGAACCCGCCGTCCGCGGCCAGCGGCAGCACCCCGAGGGCACCGTCGGAGTAGTTGGCCACGTACAGCGCCTGCGGCGTGCGCAGCAGGTGGCACGGGTGCGCGCCGCCCGAGCCGACCGTCGCGCGCGGGGCGAGCCCGCCGTCGGCGGTGACGTCCCACGCCGTGACGGTCCCGGCCGCGCTCTCGTCCACGCCGAGCAGCACGCGCCCGCCCGGGTCGGCCGCGAGGAACGTCGGGGCGGGGGTCCGCACGACGAGCCGCCCGTCCAGCAGCCGGCCCGTGGCCGGGTCGAGGTCCACGCGCCAGACGCCCTCGCCGAGCCCGGCGGGGGTGCCGATGCCGGCGTGCGGGTAGGTG
This region includes:
- a CDS encoding glycosyltransferase encodes the protein MTAERAPRVAMLSVHTSPLDQPGTGDAGGMNVYVLELARALAARGSRVEVFTRATSSDLPETVVLDGADADGRPLAPTDARDVLLACDVDPGVTPPVLVHHVPAGPFEVLDKNDLPGVLCGMAAGVLRSEAARRPGWYDVVHSHYWLSGQVGAIAAQRWEVPLVHTAHTLARVKNANLGPGDTPEPTGRVMGEEQVVAGADALVASTAVEARELVEMYGADPQRVHVVEPGVDLDRFRPAGPGAARAARARLGLPADRQVVLFAGRVQALKAPDVLVRALGVLRATGRPVPLLLVLGGPSGRPTAVRELLALASTCGVADDVVVRPPAPRTELPEWYRAADVVAMPSRSESFGLVAAEAQATGVPVLAAAVGGLRTVVEDEVSGRLVPGHDPAVWADVLADALADDARRARWAASARGVAERFGWEAAAEQVLKVYRVAAEHRRT
- a CDS encoding glycoside hydrolase family 3 N-terminal domain-containing protein; its protein translation is MHRPSASRPARVVAVSAPPPPRPRTPGGALHRAAAAVAALALVVPLLTAVVAPAAAAPVDGSAAGGDLARVGTASADRSQDDVDGAFPPEAAVDGDPSTRWASGNGPDEDVELTAWLQADLGATATVDRVVLAWEAAFARRYEVQVATADPADAAAWTTVHAQVAGDGGTDEIVLDPVQARYVRVLMLERTSFDWDPARPHWYGYSLFALEVHGTPTVATAAFARPAQTVPAGTTAQVEVLLGAPAAAEVSVRVRSTGGSAVPGTHYTAVDERVTFAAGERTAQVAVATVDGGPLAPATTVALTLDDPSDGLVLGGRTATTVTLAPHGDLPDVGDVEVLHDFADGVPAGFTAWGSRTEVTPVLGTGPSDRDGAPAGDQVLLATVGAEPVAGDWFGLTHDTAATDWSARDGFTFRFRGTGGGGLLRYELKSGGQLFETSVVDDAAGWRRVSVPFAQLRLKGDPASDARFDPAASTGWAITLTDLGAGAWALDDVGLYDRLTLLEDAEGDVPLAEPGTTVGLFTWGSDGAQVSLGVQQQDRDGAPAGNHVLGGEYLVPGGGWGGFSQNLAASQDWSAYRGIRLLWYASQETRPASPTAGADIKVELKDGGPDGERSEVWAATFKDSWSADGSRWKLVEIPFDAFTLSGYQPGDEATRNGTLDLTAAWGYAITFVPGGAQAQAWSVDDVGLYGSAVPPAAARVDADDVVLVDPGDEAQVTLRLTTTDGEPLADDVAVSWQDAPGTAERGTHYAPVQGDAVFAAGTASGATTTVTVTTLAAAPADDARSLTLDLASADAALGPDPRVVLNAVGHPYLDPSLPAAERVDDLLGRMTLAEKVGQMTQAERLGLASPVQVADLGLGSVLSGGGSVPRPNTAAGWADMVDGFQRQALSTRLQVPLVYGVDAVHGHNNVVGATIFPHNQGLGATRDPDLVEAAARATAVETRATGVPWTFAPCLCVTRDERWGRSYEAFGEDPALVAALAAPAVQGLQGTDPADLSGPEKVLATAKHWVGDGGTRYEPAQAGSGYPIDQGVTHVADLDELRRLHVDPYVPAVDAGVGSVMPSYSAVAVGGAQPLRMHEHRELNTDLLKGELGFDGFLISDWEGIDKLPGGTYREKVVRAVDAGLDMAMAPYNFAAFVEALTGAVEDGDVDEARVDDAVRRILTQKVALGLFEEPFADRSQADAVGSDAHRAVAREAVAASQVLLKDDGVLPLARDAHVYVAGSNADDLGHQAGGWTVQWQGGSGDITQGTTVLEALRAAAPDATVTYSKDASAPLDGAEVGVVVVGEPPYAEGVGDVGNNGRSLTLPAADRAAIDTVCGAVECVVLVVAGRPQLVTEHLDDVDALVASWLPGTEGAGVVDVLLGDAPFTGRLPVSWPATAEQVPVNVGDDVYAPLYAYGWGLRTDALRARLVTAVDLLDAGPARAAVQAVLDAPVWDGDAVDPDATATLVPLLARAAAQLDHDPGTSDRAARDVARAADLVVSGVRDLAQAAVVAAADGLPADAVALTADAEHALVSGDPAAAVALLAQVAGVPTTDPVPSTTTLHLTPRVTALGARTTAVVTVRADGATPAGDVEVRVDDVVVATGTLEPVGAGRAQVRVTLPRGTAAGTHEVTATSLGSAAVAGSTSAPTTWRVLPGLARVRTDGTDWSVGRADPKVVEVQVRGVEGVPPTGDVEVWVNGRRSVTVDLPPDGTVAVTLPRSTRTGLVLVVYRGDPSYLPAVAPPRLLIVR